One stretch of Variovorax sp. TBS-050B DNA includes these proteins:
- the phoR gene encoding phosphate regulon sensor histidine kinase PhoR, with amino-acid sequence MPFRVATFLIASLLVGAGATALLGWRYWWLGAWLGAVLWLVLDAWRAERLLRVLRNDAAGLPSRGPGVWGELSERIRKLLREREQQTRQAEERLQEFLAAIQASPNGVILLDEQGRIEWCNQTAANQLGIHAERDLLQHLANLVRDPAFVAYLASWNYSRDVVIDAPGPAQVHQRSHPMRLSVQVHPYAGNRRMLLTRDITALEQAEAMRRDFVANVSHEIRTPLTVLAGFVETLQNLPLDANERARYLSLMSQQSHRMETLVNDLLTLSRLEGSAAPSGNQWVRVRALLAQCEDEGRGLSGRLAPLGHRLSFEVGAESELSGATTELQSAMSNLLSNAIRYTPGGGEVAVSWRLLPDGRGEYAVRDTGPGIAAEHIPRLTERFYRIDRSRSRETGGTGLGLAIVKHIAQRHGAELRIESTVGKGSRFALVFPASRVREARVLAKSSA; translated from the coding sequence ATGCCTTTTCGTGTTGCTACGTTTCTCATAGCATCGCTCCTGGTCGGGGCGGGTGCGACGGCGCTCCTGGGATGGCGGTACTGGTGGCTCGGCGCCTGGCTCGGCGCGGTGCTGTGGCTGGTGCTCGATGCCTGGCGTGCCGAACGTCTGCTGCGCGTGCTTCGCAACGATGCTGCCGGCCTCCCGAGCCGCGGCCCCGGCGTCTGGGGCGAGCTGTCGGAACGCATCCGCAAGCTGCTGCGGGAGCGCGAGCAGCAGACGCGGCAGGCCGAGGAGCGGCTCCAGGAGTTCCTCGCCGCCATCCAGGCATCGCCCAACGGCGTGATCCTGCTCGACGAGCAGGGCCGCATCGAATGGTGCAACCAGACCGCCGCGAACCAGCTCGGCATCCATGCCGAACGCGATCTTCTCCAGCATCTCGCCAACCTCGTGCGCGACCCGGCCTTCGTGGCCTACCTCGCCTCGTGGAACTACAGCCGCGACGTCGTGATCGACGCGCCCGGCCCCGCGCAGGTGCATCAGCGCAGTCATCCGATGCGGCTCTCGGTGCAGGTGCATCCCTACGCCGGCAACCGCCGCATGCTGCTCACGCGCGACATCACGGCACTCGAGCAGGCCGAGGCGATGCGGCGCGATTTCGTGGCCAACGTCTCGCACGAGATCCGCACGCCGCTCACCGTGCTGGCGGGCTTCGTCGAGACGCTGCAGAACCTGCCGCTCGACGCGAACGAACGCGCGCGCTATCTCTCCCTCATGAGCCAGCAGTCGCACCGCATGGAAACGCTGGTGAACGACCTGCTCACGCTGTCGCGCCTCGAAGGCAGTGCAGCGCCGTCGGGCAACCAGTGGGTGCGCGTGCGTGCACTGCTGGCCCAGTGCGAAGACGAGGGGCGCGGCCTCTCCGGGCGGCTCGCACCGCTCGGGCACCGGCTGTCCTTCGAGGTCGGCGCCGAGTCCGAGCTCTCGGGCGCGACGACCGAGCTCCAGAGCGCCATGTCGAACCTGCTGAGCAACGCCATCCGCTACACCCCGGGCGGCGGCGAGGTCGCGGTGAGCTGGCGGCTGCTGCCCGACGGCCGCGGCGAGTACGCGGTGCGCGACACCGGCCCCGGCATTGCCGCCGAGCACATTCCGCGCCTCACCGAGCGCTTCTATCGCATCGATCGCAGCCGCTCGCGCGAGACCGGCGGCACCGGGCTGGGGCTCGCGATCGTCAAGCACATCGCCCAGCGGCACGGCGCCGAACTGCGCATCGAGAGCACGGTGGGCAAGGGCTCGCGCTTCGCACTCGTTTTCCCCGCGAGCCGCGTGCGCGAAGCGCGCGTGCTCGCGAAGTCCTCGGCCTAG
- the phoB gene encoding phosphate regulon transcriptional regulator PhoB → MKKPRVLIVEDESSIAELIAVNLRHNGFEPIWSEDGAAAQREIEAFLPDLILLDWMLPGQSGLQLARQWRKDARTKAIPILMLTARGDEPDKVAGLDAGADDYITKPFSTQEMLARIRAVLRRRAPEVVTERVEIGELVLDTATHRVTWQGNPLKVGPTEFKLLAYLMQHAERVHSRAQLLDKVWGDHVYIEERTVDVHVKRLRESLGAASPMVETVRGAGYRLTAQVTV, encoded by the coding sequence ATGAAGAAACCCCGAGTCCTGATCGTCGAAGACGAGTCTTCGATCGCCGAGCTGATCGCCGTCAACCTGCGCCACAACGGCTTCGAGCCGATCTGGTCGGAAGACGGCGCCGCCGCACAGCGCGAGATCGAAGCCTTCCTGCCGGACCTGATCCTGCTCGACTGGATGCTGCCGGGCCAGAGCGGCCTGCAGCTCGCACGCCAGTGGCGCAAGGACGCGCGCACCAAGGCCATCCCGATCCTGATGCTGACGGCGCGCGGCGACGAGCCCGACAAGGTGGCCGGCCTCGACGCCGGCGCCGACGACTACATCACCAAGCCTTTCTCGACCCAGGAAATGCTCGCGCGCATCCGCGCCGTGCTGCGCCGCCGCGCGCCCGAAGTCGTGACCGAGCGCGTCGAGATCGGCGAACTGGTGCTCGACACCGCGACGCACCGCGTGACCTGGCAAGGCAACCCGCTCAAGGTCGGCCCGACCGAATTCAAGCTGCTGGCCTACCTGATGCAGCATGCCGAGCGCGTGCACAGCCGCGCGCAACTGCTCGACAAGGTGTGGGGCGACCATGTCTACATCGAGGAGCGCACGGTCGACGTGCACGTGAAGCGGCTGCGCGAGTCGCTGGGCGCCGCTTCGCCGATGGTCGAGACGGTGCGCGGCGCCGGCTATCGCCTGACCGCCCAGGTCACGGTTTGA
- the phoU gene encoding phosphate signaling complex protein PhoU yields MTEKHLSSQFDSELNGVSSRVMELGGMVESQIHQAVYALLQFDPEAADRVMETETRVNAMEIEIDRELSSIIARRQPTARDLRLLIAISKTTANLERVGDEANKIARMVKSIIESGSARALPSNELRIAADLASGLLRTALDAFARLDTAAALSILKDDDLIDKEFDGFVRKLVTYMMEDPRTISASLDLLFLAKAIERIGDHAKNIAEFIIYIVKGADVRHTSMQEIESALQ; encoded by the coding sequence ATGACCGAGAAACACCTTTCCAGCCAGTTCGACAGCGAACTCAACGGCGTCTCGTCGCGCGTGATGGAGCTCGGCGGCATGGTCGAGTCGCAGATCCATCAGGCCGTCTACGCGCTGCTGCAGTTCGACCCCGAGGCCGCCGACCGCGTGATGGAAACCGAGACGCGCGTCAACGCGATGGAGATCGAGATCGACCGCGAGCTGTCGTCGATCATCGCGCGCCGCCAGCCGACCGCACGCGACCTGCGCCTGCTGATCGCGATCTCCAAGACCACCGCCAACCTCGAGCGCGTGGGCGACGAGGCCAACAAGATCGCGCGCATGGTCAAGTCGATCATCGAGAGCGGTTCGGCGCGCGCGCTGCCGTCGAACGAGCTGCGCATCGCCGCCGACCTCGCCTCGGGCCTGCTGCGCACCGCGCTCGACGCCTTCGCGCGCCTCGACACGGCCGCGGCGCTGTCGATCCTCAAGGACGACGACCTGATCGACAAGGAATTCGACGGCTTCGTGCGCAAGCTGGTCACCTACATGATGGAAGACCCCCGCACCATCTCCGCCAGCCTCGACCTGCTGTTCCTCGCGAAGGCGATCGAGCGCATCGGCGACCACGCAAAGAACATTGCCGAATTCATCATCTACATCGTCAAGGGCGCCGATGTGCGGCACACTTCGATGCAGGAAATCGAATCGGCGCTGCAGTGA
- the pstB gene encoding phosphate ABC transporter ATP-binding protein PstB, whose amino-acid sequence MPNTVAQPSPSKISVKDLNFYYGKFHALKGINLEIPENKVTAFIGPSGCGKSTLLRTFNRMFELYPEQRAEGVIALDGENLLTSKQDVALIRAKVGMVFQKPTPFPMSIYDNIAFGVKLFENLSASEMDDRVEWALKKAALWTEVRDKLQQSGSGLSGGQQQRLCIARGIAIKPEVLLLDEPCSALDPISTAKIEELIAELKNEYTVVIVTHNMQQAARCSDYTAYMYLGDLIEFGATEQMFFKPQRKETEDYITGRFG is encoded by the coding sequence ATGCCAAACACCGTCGCACAACCGTCGCCCTCGAAGATCTCGGTCAAGGACCTGAACTTCTACTACGGCAAGTTCCATGCGCTCAAGGGCATCAACCTCGAGATTCCCGAGAACAAGGTCACGGCCTTCATCGGTCCGTCGGGTTGCGGCAAGTCGACCCTGCTGCGCACCTTCAACCGCATGTTCGAGCTCTATCCCGAGCAGCGCGCCGAGGGCGTGATCGCGCTCGACGGCGAGAACCTGCTCACCTCCAAGCAGGACGTGGCGCTGATCCGCGCCAAGGTCGGCATGGTGTTCCAGAAGCCCACGCCGTTCCCGATGTCGATCTACGACAACATCGCGTTCGGCGTGAAGCTGTTCGAGAATCTCAGCGCGAGCGAGATGGACGACCGCGTGGAGTGGGCGCTCAAGAAGGCCGCGCTCTGGACCGAAGTGCGCGACAAGCTGCAGCAGAGCGGCTCGGGCCTCTCCGGCGGCCAGCAGCAGCGCCTGTGCATCGCGCGCGGCATCGCGATCAAGCCCGAGGTGCTGCTGCTCGACGAACCCTGCTCGGCGCTCGACCCGATCTCGACCGCGAAGATCGAGGAGCTGATCGCCGAACTCAAGAACGAATACACCGTGGTCATCGTGACGCACAACATGCAGCAGGCGGCGCGCTGCAGCGACTACACCGCCTACATGTACCTGGGCGACCTGATCGAGTTCGGCGCCACCGAACAGATGTTCTTCAAGCCGCAGCGCAAGGAGACCGAGGACTACATCACCGGCCGTTTCGGTTGA
- the pstA gene encoding phosphate ABC transporter permease PstA, which translates to MSTAQNLVNAKAISEARQAKFAARNRLNKVALTLSLAAMAFGVFWLIWILWETLRLGLGGLAIATFTEMTPPPNEAGGIANAIFGSSVMVLLATFVGTPIGIMAGIYLAEYNPKGWLASVTRFVNDILLSAPSIVIGLFVYAVVVAYFKTFSGLAGALALALIVIPVVIRTTENMLQLVPPGLREAAYALGTPKWKVILSITLRAARAGVVTGVLLAVARIAGETAPLLFTALNNQFWTSDLSQPMASLPVTIFKFAMSPYENWQQLAWAGVFLITVAVLALNILARVLTRNKL; encoded by the coding sequence GTGAGCACCGCGCAGAACCTCGTGAATGCCAAGGCGATTTCCGAAGCGCGCCAGGCCAAGTTCGCCGCGCGCAACCGGCTCAACAAGGTCGCGCTGACGCTCTCGCTCGCGGCGATGGCGTTCGGCGTCTTCTGGCTGATCTGGATCCTCTGGGAAACGCTGCGCCTGGGTCTCGGCGGCCTGGCGATCGCCACCTTCACCGAAATGACGCCGCCGCCGAACGAGGCGGGCGGCATCGCGAATGCGATCTTCGGCTCCTCCGTGATGGTGCTCCTCGCCACCTTCGTGGGCACGCCGATCGGCATCATGGCCGGCATCTACCTCGCGGAGTACAACCCGAAGGGCTGGCTGGCTTCGGTCACGCGTTTCGTCAACGACATCCTGCTGTCGGCACCGTCGATCGTGATCGGCCTGTTCGTGTATGCGGTGGTGGTGGCGTACTTCAAGACCTTCTCGGGTCTGGCCGGTGCGCTGGCGCTGGCGCTGATCGTGATCCCGGTGGTGATCCGCACCACCGAGAACATGCTGCAGCTGGTGCCGCCCGGGCTGCGTGAAGCGGCCTATGCGCTCGGCACGCCGAAGTGGAAGGTGATCCTGAGCATCACGCTGCGCGCCGCACGCGCCGGTGTGGTCACGGGCGTGCTGCTCGCCGTGGCGCGCATCGCGGGCGAAACGGCGCCGCTGCTCTTCACCGCGCTGAACAACCAGTTCTGGACCTCCGACCTGAGCCAGCCGATGGCCAGCCTGCCGGTCACGATCTTCAAGTTCGCAATGAGCCCCTACGAGAACTGGCAACAACTGGCGTGGGCCGGCGTGTTCCTGATCACCGTCGCGGTGCTCGCACTCAACATCCTGGCGCGCGTGCTGACGCGCAACAAACTCTGA
- the pstC gene encoding phosphate ABC transporter permease subunit PstC, protein MADRLFGWAAKGAALLTLAMLIGILLSLIAGAWPAISKYGLGFLTSSVWDPVQNEYGGLVMIYGTLATSIIALVIAVPVSFGIALFLTELSPNWLKRPLGTAIELLAAVPSIVYGMWGLLVFGPILSTWVQQPLQKLLSGVPYLGALVSGPPVGIGILSAGIILAIMIIPFIASVMRDVFEVTPPLLKESAYGLGSTTWEVVSKVVLPYTKAGVIGGIMLGLGRALGETMAVTFVIGNMNQLNSLSVFEAANSITSALANEFAEAGAGLHQAALMYLGLVLFFITFVVLSLSKMLLAQMKKSEGTKS, encoded by the coding sequence ATGGCCGACCGCCTGTTCGGCTGGGCCGCCAAGGGCGCCGCGCTGCTGACGCTCGCGATGCTGATCGGCATCCTGCTGTCGCTGATCGCCGGCGCCTGGCCCGCCATCTCGAAATACGGCCTGGGCTTCCTCACGAGCAGCGTGTGGGACCCGGTGCAGAACGAGTACGGCGGCCTGGTCATGATCTACGGCACGCTGGCCACCTCGATCATCGCGCTGGTGATCGCGGTGCCGGTGAGCTTCGGCATCGCGCTGTTCCTCACCGAACTGTCGCCCAACTGGCTCAAGCGCCCGCTGGGCACGGCCATCGAACTGCTCGCGGCGGTGCCGTCCATCGTCTACGGCATGTGGGGCCTGCTGGTGTTCGGCCCGATCCTTTCCACCTGGGTGCAGCAGCCGCTGCAGAAGCTGCTCAGCGGCGTGCCCTACCTCGGCGCGCTGGTGTCCGGGCCGCCGGTGGGCATCGGCATTCTGTCGGCCGGCATCATCCTCGCGATCATGATCATCCCGTTCATCGCCTCGGTGATGCGCGACGTGTTCGAGGTGACGCCGCCCCTGCTCAAGGAGTCGGCCTACGGCCTCGGCTCCACGACCTGGGAAGTGGTCTCCAAGGTGGTGCTGCCCTACACCAAGGCCGGCGTGATCGGCGGCATCATGCTCGGCCTCGGCCGGGCGCTCGGTGAAACCATGGCGGTCACCTTCGTGATCGGCAACATGAACCAACTCAATTCGCTGTCGGTGTTCGAGGCAGCCAACAGCATCACCTCGGCACTGGCCAACGAGTTCGCCGAAGCCGGCGCGGGCCTGCACCAGGCGGCGCTGATGTATCTCGGCCTGGTGCTGTTCTTCATCACCTTCGTCGTGCTGTCGCTGTCCAAGATGCTGCTGGCCCAGATGAAGAAGAGCGAAGGAACCAAATCGTGA
- the pstS gene encoding phosphate ABC transporter substrate-binding protein PstS: MKATFKFAAAGLVAAAFAHVPAFAQDVTGAGASFPAPLYAKWASDFNKATGVKINYQSVGSGAGLKQIEAKTVDFGASDAPLKDEDLQAKGLMQFPTVIGGVIPVVNIQGIKPGELKLNGQVLGDIYLGKITKWNDPAIKALNGSLALPDAAIAPVRRADGSGTSFLFTNYLSKVNAEWKTKVGEGTAVNWPTGAGGKGNEGVAAFVGRLPNSIGYVEYAYVKQNKMTYAQLQNAAGNFVSPEDTAFKAAAAGADWSKSFYQVLTNQAGKDAWPITGATFILMHKAQEKPANATTVLKFFDWAYKSGDKTADELDYVPMPDTVKATIVKAWGEIKDASGKPIAYK; this comes from the coding sequence ATGAAAGCAACGTTCAAATTTGCAGCTGCCGGCCTCGTGGCCGCGGCTTTCGCCCATGTGCCCGCCTTCGCGCAGGACGTGACGGGTGCCGGCGCCAGCTTCCCGGCGCCGCTCTATGCCAAGTGGGCTTCCGACTTCAACAAGGCCACCGGCGTCAAGATCAACTACCAGTCGGTCGGTTCGGGTGCCGGCCTCAAGCAGATCGAGGCCAAGACCGTCGATTTCGGCGCTTCCGACGCCCCCCTGAAGGACGAGGACCTCCAGGCCAAGGGCCTGATGCAGTTCCCCACCGTCATCGGCGGCGTGATTCCCGTCGTGAACATCCAGGGCATCAAGCCGGGCGAGCTGAAGCTCAACGGCCAGGTGCTGGGCGACATCTACCTCGGCAAGATCACCAAGTGGAACGACCCCGCCATCAAGGCGCTGAACGGTTCGCTGGCGCTGCCTGACGCCGCCATCGCGCCGGTCCGCCGCGCCGACGGTTCGGGCACCAGCTTCCTGTTCACCAACTACCTGAGCAAGGTCAACGCCGAGTGGAAGACCAAGGTCGGCGAAGGCACGGCAGTCAACTGGCCCACCGGCGCGGGTGGCAAGGGCAACGAAGGCGTCGCCGCGTTCGTGGGCCGCCTGCCCAACTCGATCGGCTACGTCGAGTACGCCTACGTCAAGCAGAACAAGATGACCTACGCCCAGCTGCAGAACGCGGCCGGCAACTTCGTCTCGCCCGAAGACACCGCGTTCAAGGCCGCCGCCGCCGGCGCCGACTGGAGCAAGAGCTTCTACCAGGTGCTGACCAACCAGGCCGGCAAGGACGCCTGGCCGATCACCGGCGCCACCTTCATCCTGATGCACAAGGCACAGGAGAAGCCCGCCAACGCGACGACCGTGCTGAAGTTCTTCGACTGGGCCTACAAGAGCGGCGACAAGACGGCCGACGAGCTCGACTACGTGCCGATGCCCGACACCGTGAAGGCCACGATCGTCAAGGCATGGGGTGAGATCAAGGACGCTTCGGGCAAGCCGATCGCCTACAAGTAA
- a CDS encoding Ppx/GppA phosphatase family protein, translating to MQNGTRLAAVDLGSNSFRLEIGQVDHGQIHRTEYLKETVRQGNGLDSARNLTPEAMQRGWDALARFGERLAGFKRSQVRAVATQTLREARNREEFLLRARTILGFGIDVIPGREEARLIYQGVAHMLPHTDASDRERRLVVDIGGRSTEMIIGRALQAELMESYRVGSVAWSMKHFAEGLFTPAAFRAAEVAAKAVLDDALSGYGRERWDVAYGASGTIGAVGDVLAAAGGELGLITRDGLDWLVDRLLKAGSADKLRIDGMREDRKAVIGGGVSVLRAVFDLLGIEEMKVAQGALRHGVLYELLERDESVADLRTATVARLASRFSVDAAQARRVGDTAAALFVQLMPAARGGSTGTRAGRALRKLGWAAQLHEIGTLVSHSDYHKHGAYILDNTDAPGFAVNELHALAQLVLGQRGKLRKLDAALEDETFVMQLLSLRLAVILCHARRDPDVRALNLVALGARAFTIACAPDWAEAYPQSAHLLREEVLAWQKTSSWRVELS from the coding sequence ATGCAAAACGGCACCCGCCTCGCCGCTGTCGATCTCGGATCGAACAGCTTCAGGCTCGAAATCGGCCAGGTCGACCACGGCCAGATCCATCGCACCGAATACCTCAAGGAGACGGTGCGCCAGGGCAACGGGCTCGACAGCGCCCGCAACCTCACGCCCGAAGCCATGCAGCGCGGCTGGGACGCCCTCGCCCGCTTCGGCGAGCGGCTGGCGGGCTTCAAGCGCTCGCAGGTGCGTGCCGTGGCCACCCAGACGCTGCGCGAGGCACGCAACCGCGAGGAATTCCTGCTGCGCGCGCGCACCATCCTGGGCTTCGGCATCGACGTGATCCCGGGCCGGGAGGAAGCCCGCCTGATCTACCAGGGCGTGGCGCACATGCTGCCGCACACCGATGCCTCGGACCGGGAACGGCGGCTCGTGGTGGACATCGGCGGACGGTCCACCGAAATGATCATCGGCCGTGCGCTGCAGGCCGAGCTGATGGAGTCGTACCGCGTGGGCAGCGTCGCCTGGTCGATGAAGCACTTCGCCGAAGGCCTGTTCACGCCCGCCGCATTTCGCGCCGCCGAGGTCGCGGCCAAGGCGGTGCTCGACGATGCACTTTCAGGCTACGGCCGCGAGCGCTGGGACGTCGCCTACGGCGCCTCGGGCACCATCGGCGCGGTGGGCGACGTGCTGGCCGCGGCCGGCGGCGAGCTGGGGCTGATCACGCGCGACGGACTCGACTGGCTGGTCGACCGGCTGCTCAAGGCCGGCAGCGCCGACAAGCTGCGCATCGACGGCATGCGCGAAGACCGCAAGGCCGTGATCGGCGGCGGCGTGAGCGTGCTTCGCGCGGTGTTCGACCTGCTCGGCATCGAGGAAATGAAGGTCGCCCAGGGCGCCCTGCGCCACGGCGTGCTCTATGAGCTGCTGGAGCGCGACGAAAGCGTGGCCGACCTGCGCACCGCCACCGTCGCGCGGCTCGCGAGCCGGTTCTCGGTCGATGCGGCGCAGGCCCGGCGCGTGGGCGACACCGCGGCGGCGCTGTTCGTGCAGCTCATGCCCGCGGCGCGCGGGGGCAGCACCGGCACCCGTGCCGGCCGCGCGCTGCGCAAGCTCGGGTGGGCCGCCCAGTTGCACGAGATCGGCACGCTGGTGTCGCACAGCGACTATCACAAGCACGGCGCCTACATCCTCGACAACACCGATGCGCCCGGCTTTGCCGTGAACGAGCTGCATGCGCTCGCGCAACTGGTGCTGGGGCAGCGCGGCAAGCTGCGCAAGCTCGATGCCGCGCTCGAGGACGAGACCTTCGTGATGCAGCTGCTCTCGCTGCGCCTCGCCGTCATCCTGTGCCACGCGCGCCGCGATCCCGACGTCCGGGCGCTGAATCTGGTGGCACTGGGTGCCCGCGCCTTCACGATCGCCTGCGCACCGGACTGGGCGGAGGCCTATCCGCAGTCGGCCCACCTGCTGCGGGAGGAAGTGCTGGCCTGGCAGAAGACCAGCAGCTGGCGCGTCGAACTCAGCTGA
- a CDS encoding histidine phosphatase family protein, which produces MDLIFWRHAEAEDWTEGCDDLQRSLTPRGEKQAKRMASWLDRQLPDGTRIICSPARRCEQTVLALGRKYKLRSELAPDTNAEAMLAAAGWPNGKSVVLMVGHQPSVGQAISLLLGLKQDSCPVRKGALWWIRTRERDGDVQTVVVTVQSPELI; this is translated from the coding sequence ATGGACTTGATCTTCTGGCGCCATGCCGAAGCCGAGGACTGGACCGAGGGCTGCGACGACCTGCAGCGTTCGTTGACGCCCCGCGGCGAGAAGCAGGCCAAGCGCATGGCGAGCTGGCTCGACCGGCAATTGCCCGACGGCACGCGCATCATCTGCAGCCCGGCGCGGCGTTGCGAGCAGACCGTGCTCGCGCTCGGCCGCAAGTACAAGCTGCGCTCGGAGCTCGCACCCGACACCAATGCCGAGGCCATGCTGGCTGCGGCCGGGTGGCCCAACGGCAAGTCGGTCGTGCTGATGGTCGGCCATCAGCCGTCGGTGGGGCAGGCGATCTCGCTGCTGCTCGGGCTCAAGCAGGACAGCTGTCCGGTCCGCAAGGGCGCGCTGTGGTGGATCCGCACCCGCGAGCGCGACGGCGACGTGCAGACCGTGGTCGTCACGGTGCAGTCGCCCGAGCTGATCTGA